A window of the Thermoanaerobacter uzonensis DSM 18761 genome harbors these coding sequences:
- a CDS encoding sensor histidine kinase, with amino-acid sequence MKKDMWGFTGIRRKLIVYYLIITILMGITSFYSYYNAKSVINRLKSIFVDYIYLNNLNTDVNMLETEVEKYLSTKSSDALLNYYTLYNKLQEQASAILNEKNYDQDGLMLKDIGNMIESLLNETDAAINAKRGRISSEYIAHFTRSNKISEYIKFYINNLLNSKLQEGSLKYASITKNMEFISYLNVFLIIGSILFNIFLAIFFTYRITKPLIDLSHLAVRVSKGDFDVKPLSIKTNDEINILAEAFNKMVVSIKNYIGEIKNQAEVEKKLKEQEMQNLKMRNILKEAELKALQSQINPHFLFNTLNAAAQLAMMEGADKSSEFIENVANLFRYNLKKLDTTVTLQDEINNVKTYMYILKTRFGDRVDFKVDVDEGVLDVEMPCTIIQPVVENAFIHGLEDVEKGGFIKLTVKKDNDKVLIEVIDNGIGMSEEKVRAILSADNEDLSKRHVTGIGMHNIINRLRLFYNTSAIEDVIEIDSKIGEGTKVTLKIPLMKGDKEND; translated from the coding sequence ATGAAAAAAGATATGTGGGGATTTACGGGCATAAGGCGAAAATTGATAGTTTATTACCTCATAATCACTATTTTAATGGGTATCACAAGTTTTTATTCGTATTATAATGCAAAGTCAGTTATAAATCGTTTAAAATCAATTTTTGTGGATTATATATACCTTAACAATTTAAATACAGATGTAAACATGTTGGAAACAGAAGTGGAGAAATATTTATCTACCAAATCATCAGACGCCCTTTTAAATTATTATACCCTCTATAACAAACTTCAAGAGCAAGCCTCCGCTATTTTAAATGAAAAAAACTATGACCAGGATGGTTTAATGTTAAAGGATATAGGGAATATGATTGAAAGCCTTCTGAATGAAACTGACGCAGCAATAAATGCTAAAAGAGGCAGGATAAGCAGCGAGTACATTGCACATTTTACGAGGTCCAATAAAATAAGTGAATATATAAAATTTTACATTAATAATCTTCTCAACAGTAAATTGCAAGAGGGTTCTTTAAAATATGCATCTATAACAAAAAACATGGAGTTTATAAGTTATTTGAATGTGTTTTTGATAATAGGTTCTATTCTTTTTAACATATTTCTTGCAATATTTTTTACCTATCGAATTACAAAACCTCTTATAGACCTTTCTCATTTGGCAGTGAGAGTTTCAAAAGGAGATTTTGATGTAAAACCGCTTTCTATAAAGACAAACGATGAGATAAATATACTTGCAGAAGCTTTTAATAAGATGGTAGTAAGCATAAAAAATTATATAGGAGAAATAAAAAATCAGGCAGAAGTAGAGAAAAAATTAAAAGAACAAGAGATGCAAAATCTCAAAATGAGAAATATTTTAAAAGAGGCAGAACTTAAGGCTTTGCAGTCCCAAATAAATCCACATTTTCTCTTTAATACCCTAAATGCAGCTGCACAATTAGCGATGATGGAAGGGGCAGATAAATCTTCGGAGTTTATAGAAAACGTTGCAAACCTATTTAGATATAATCTAAAAAAATTGGATACTACAGTTACTTTGCAGGACGAGATAAACAATGTAAAGACATATATGTACATTTTGAAAACGAGATTTGGCGACAGAGTAGATTTTAAAGTAGATGTAGACGAAGGGGTTTTAGATGTAGAAATGCCTTGTACAATAATTCAGCCTGTAGTTGAAAATGCATTTATTCACGGATTAGAAGATGTAGAAAAAGGAGGTTTTATTAAACTTACGGTAAAGAAGGATAATGATAAAGTTTTAATAGAGGTTATTGACAATGGGATAGGAATGAGTGAAGAAAAAGTAAGGGCAATATTATCAGCAGACAATGAGGATTTATCTAAAAGGCATGTTACGGGAATTGGCATGCACAATATCATAAACAGATTAAGACTTTTTTATAACACTTCTGCTATAGAAGATGTAATTGAGATAGATAGCAAAATAGGAGAAGGAACAAAAGTTACTTTAAAAATTCCTTTAATGAAAGGTGATAAAGAAAATGATTAA